One stretch of Zingiber officinale cultivar Zhangliang chromosome 6B, Zo_v1.1, whole genome shotgun sequence DNA includes these proteins:
- the LOC121988900 gene encoding light-mediated development protein DET1-like isoform X6, with amino-acid sequence MFRITNVAARVFKRQIHAPRPGASINFVRQFYENLVPGSTICDIDCPDHSFRKFTDDGQYLVSVSRNMQDIIVFRPKWLSYSFKGENCDHQTLTQKAKKFDSFFTHLYSISLGSSNEFICKEFFLYLENHQFGLFATSTTQTHEVPPIEGAIHGLPSIDKITFHLVRLNDGVVMDEKSFCNDYVNLVHNMGVFLYENLLCILSLRHQTIHILQVRDSGNLFDVRRIGPFCLEDDELFLNSNSQVTEANSFISGIKQRLLSFIFRKAWNEEPDPSLRVQHLKKKFYYLFQDYLDLIMLKVQFLDRQHLLLKFGSTDGGVRNSDHHPAFFAVYNMETTEIVAFYQNSSEELYSLFERFYDYFHADSRESVHANFISSHSNNIHALEQLQSMKSKASGFSQYVKKMLGTLPYTCQSQSPSPYFDLSLFRYDEKLISSTDRHRHSTDHPIKFISRRQPNVPKFKIKTGLDTGGADNRVKRSSFLFHPYWPLVLSIQQTYMQPTVVNIHLRL; translated from the exons ATGTTTAGGATCACCAACGTCGCGGCTAGGGTCTTCAAGCGCCAAATCCACGCTCCTCGTCCTGGTGCCAGT ATTAACTTTGTTAGACAATTTTACGAGAATCTTGTTCCTGGCTCTACTATATGTGATATTGATTGTCCAGATCATTCATTTCGGAAGTTCACAGATGATGGGCAGTACCTTGTTAGTGTCAGCAGGAACATGCAGGATATCATAGTTTTCAGACCTAAATGGTTGTCATATTCATTCAAGGGAGAAAATTGTGATCACCAAACCTTGACTCAGAAAGCGAAGAAGTTCGACAGTTTCTTTACTCATCTGTACAGTATATCACTAGGATCCAGCAATGAATTCATTTGCAAGGAATTCTTTCTTTATCTGGAGAACCATCAGTTTGGCTTATTTGCAACATCAACCACACAAACTCATGAAGTTCCTCCTATTGAGGGGGCAATTCATGGACTTCCTTCAATAGACAAAATAACTTTTCACCTTGTAAG ACTGAATGATGGAGTGGTAATGGACGAGAAATCTTTTTGCAATGACTATGTCAACTTAGTGCATAACATGGGGGTTTTCTTGTATGAAAATTTGTTGTGTATATTGTCCTTAAGACATCAGACAATACATATCCTCCAAGTTCGTGATTCAGGAAATCTATTTGATGTACGAAGGATTGGCCCATTCTGCCTAGAGGATGATGAACTATTTCTTAACTCTAATTCTCAG GTTACAGAAGCAAATTCTTTCATTTCTGGTATCAAGCAACGTctgctttcctttatttttagaAAAGCATGGAATGAAGAACCAGATCCATCCTTG AGGGTTCAACATCTTAAGAAGAAGTTCTATTATCTCTTCCAAGATTATCTTGATCTCATCATGTTGAAG GTTCAATTTTTGGATCGTCAGCATCTTCTTTTGAAGTTTGGCAGTACTGATGGTGGT GTTCGGAATTCTGATCATCATCCAGCATTCTTTGCTGTTTATAACATGGAAACTACTGAGATTGTTGCATTTTATCAG AATTCATCTGAGGAACTATATTCCTTGTTTGAGCGGTTCTATGACTATTTTCATGCGGACTCGAGAGAGTCTGTGCATGCTAATTTCATTTCTTCACACTCCAATAATATTCATGCTCTTGAACAACTGCAAAGCATGAAAAGCAAAGCAAGCGGCTTCTCACAG TATGTGAAAAAAATGTTGGGCACACTGCCATACACTTGTCAATCACAAAGCCCTTCACCGTATTTTGATCTCTCACTCTTTCGCTACGACGAAAAG TTGATTTCCTCCACAGACCGACATAGGCACTCTACTGATCATCCAATAAAATTTATTTCAAGAAGGCAACCAAATGTCCCAAAATTCAAGATAAAGACAG GACTCGATACCGGTGGTGCGGACAACAGGGTGAAGCGGTCCTCTTTCCTATTCCACCCTTACTGGCCTCTTGTGCTTTCGATCCAGCAGACGTACATGCAACCGACAGTTGTGAACATTCATCTGAGGCTGTGA
- the LOC121988900 gene encoding light-mediated development protein DET1-like isoform X1 → MFRITNVAARVFKRQIHAPRPGASINFVRQFYENLVPGSTICDIDCPDHSFRKFTDDGQYLVSVSRNMQDIIVFRPKWLSYSFKGENCDHQTLTQKAKKFDSFFTHLYSISLGSSNEFICKEFFLYLENHQFGLFATSTTQTHEVPPIEGAIHGLPSIDKITFHLVRLNDGVVMDEKSFCNDYVNLVHNMGVFLYENLLCILSLRHQTIHILQVRDSGNLFDVRRIGPFCLEDDELFLNSNSQCAGINKSRPQEFVHQSNNDIHHQQVTEANSFISGIKQRLLSFIFRKAWNEEPDPSLRVQHLKKKFYYLFQDYLDLIMLKQVQFLDRQHLLLKFGSTDGGVRNSDHHPAFFAVYNMETTEIVAFYQNSSEELYSLFERFYDYFHADSRESVHANFISSHSNNIHALEQLQSMKSKASGFSQYVKKMLGTLPYTCQSQSPSPYFDLSLFRYDEKLISSTDRHRHSTDHPIKFISRRQPNVPKFKIKTGLDTGGADNRVKRSSFLFHPYWPLVLSIQQTYMQPTVVNIHLRL, encoded by the exons ATGTTTAGGATCACCAACGTCGCGGCTAGGGTCTTCAAGCGCCAAATCCACGCTCCTCGTCCTGGTGCCAGT ATTAACTTTGTTAGACAATTTTACGAGAATCTTGTTCCTGGCTCTACTATATGTGATATTGATTGTCCAGATCATTCATTTCGGAAGTTCACAGATGATGGGCAGTACCTTGTTAGTGTCAGCAGGAACATGCAGGATATCATAGTTTTCAGACCTAAATGGTTGTCATATTCATTCAAGGGAGAAAATTGTGATCACCAAACCTTGACTCAGAAAGCGAAGAAGTTCGACAGTTTCTTTACTCATCTGTACAGTATATCACTAGGATCCAGCAATGAATTCATTTGCAAGGAATTCTTTCTTTATCTGGAGAACCATCAGTTTGGCTTATTTGCAACATCAACCACACAAACTCATGAAGTTCCTCCTATTGAGGGGGCAATTCATGGACTTCCTTCAATAGACAAAATAACTTTTCACCTTGTAAG ACTGAATGATGGAGTGGTAATGGACGAGAAATCTTTTTGCAATGACTATGTCAACTTAGTGCATAACATGGGGGTTTTCTTGTATGAAAATTTGTTGTGTATATTGTCCTTAAGACATCAGACAATACATATCCTCCAAGTTCGTGATTCAGGAAATCTATTTGATGTACGAAGGATTGGCCCATTCTGCCTAGAGGATGATGAACTATTTCTTAACTCTAATTCTCAG TGTGCCGGAATTAATAAAAGCAGGCCTCAGGAATTTGTTCATCAGTCAAATAACGATATTCATCACCAGCAGGTTACAGAAGCAAATTCTTTCATTTCTGGTATCAAGCAACGTctgctttcctttatttttagaAAAGCATGGAATGAAGAACCAGATCCATCCTTG AGGGTTCAACATCTTAAGAAGAAGTTCTATTATCTCTTCCAAGATTATCTTGATCTCATCATGTTGAAG CAGGTTCAATTTTTGGATCGTCAGCATCTTCTTTTGAAGTTTGGCAGTACTGATGGTGGT GTTCGGAATTCTGATCATCATCCAGCATTCTTTGCTGTTTATAACATGGAAACTACTGAGATTGTTGCATTTTATCAG AATTCATCTGAGGAACTATATTCCTTGTTTGAGCGGTTCTATGACTATTTTCATGCGGACTCGAGAGAGTCTGTGCATGCTAATTTCATTTCTTCACACTCCAATAATATTCATGCTCTTGAACAACTGCAAAGCATGAAAAGCAAAGCAAGCGGCTTCTCACAG TATGTGAAAAAAATGTTGGGCACACTGCCATACACTTGTCAATCACAAAGCCCTTCACCGTATTTTGATCTCTCACTCTTTCGCTACGACGAAAAG TTGATTTCCTCCACAGACCGACATAGGCACTCTACTGATCATCCAATAAAATTTATTTCAAGAAGGCAACCAAATGTCCCAAAATTCAAGATAAAGACAG GACTCGATACCGGTGGTGCGGACAACAGGGTGAAGCGGTCCTCTTTCCTATTCCACCCTTACTGGCCTCTTGTGCTTTCGATCCAGCAGACGTACATGCAACCGACAGTTGTGAACATTCATCTGAGGCTGTGA
- the LOC121988900 gene encoding light-mediated development protein DET1-like isoform X4 has protein sequence MFRITNVAARVFKRQIHAPRPGASINFVRQFYENLVPGSTICDIDCPDHSFRKFTDDGQYLVSVSRNMQDIIVFRPKWLSYSFKGENCDHQTLTQKAKKFDSFFTHLYSISLGSSNEFICKEFFLYLENHQFGLFATSTTQTHEVPPIEGAIHGLPSIDKITFHLVRLNDGVVMDEKSFCNDYVNLVHNMGVFLYENLLCILSLRHQTIHILQVRDSGNLFDVRRIGPFCLEDDELFLNSNSQVTEANSFISGIKQRLLSFIFRKAWNEEPDPSLRVQHLKKKFYYLFQDYLDLIMLKQVQFLDRQHLLLKFGSTDGGVRNSDHHPAFFAVYNMETTEIVAFYQNSSEELYSLFERFYDYFHADSRESVHANFISSHSNNIHALEQLQSMKSKASGFSQYVKKMLGTLPYTCQSQSPSPYFDLSLFRYDEKLISSTDRHRHSTDHPIKFISRRQPNVPKFKIKTGLDTGGADNRVKRSSFLFHPYWPLVLSIQQTYMQPTVVNIHLRL, from the exons ATGTTTAGGATCACCAACGTCGCGGCTAGGGTCTTCAAGCGCCAAATCCACGCTCCTCGTCCTGGTGCCAGT ATTAACTTTGTTAGACAATTTTACGAGAATCTTGTTCCTGGCTCTACTATATGTGATATTGATTGTCCAGATCATTCATTTCGGAAGTTCACAGATGATGGGCAGTACCTTGTTAGTGTCAGCAGGAACATGCAGGATATCATAGTTTTCAGACCTAAATGGTTGTCATATTCATTCAAGGGAGAAAATTGTGATCACCAAACCTTGACTCAGAAAGCGAAGAAGTTCGACAGTTTCTTTACTCATCTGTACAGTATATCACTAGGATCCAGCAATGAATTCATTTGCAAGGAATTCTTTCTTTATCTGGAGAACCATCAGTTTGGCTTATTTGCAACATCAACCACACAAACTCATGAAGTTCCTCCTATTGAGGGGGCAATTCATGGACTTCCTTCAATAGACAAAATAACTTTTCACCTTGTAAG ACTGAATGATGGAGTGGTAATGGACGAGAAATCTTTTTGCAATGACTATGTCAACTTAGTGCATAACATGGGGGTTTTCTTGTATGAAAATTTGTTGTGTATATTGTCCTTAAGACATCAGACAATACATATCCTCCAAGTTCGTGATTCAGGAAATCTATTTGATGTACGAAGGATTGGCCCATTCTGCCTAGAGGATGATGAACTATTTCTTAACTCTAATTCTCAG GTTACAGAAGCAAATTCTTTCATTTCTGGTATCAAGCAACGTctgctttcctttatttttagaAAAGCATGGAATGAAGAACCAGATCCATCCTTG AGGGTTCAACATCTTAAGAAGAAGTTCTATTATCTCTTCCAAGATTATCTTGATCTCATCATGTTGAAG CAGGTTCAATTTTTGGATCGTCAGCATCTTCTTTTGAAGTTTGGCAGTACTGATGGTGGT GTTCGGAATTCTGATCATCATCCAGCATTCTTTGCTGTTTATAACATGGAAACTACTGAGATTGTTGCATTTTATCAG AATTCATCTGAGGAACTATATTCCTTGTTTGAGCGGTTCTATGACTATTTTCATGCGGACTCGAGAGAGTCTGTGCATGCTAATTTCATTTCTTCACACTCCAATAATATTCATGCTCTTGAACAACTGCAAAGCATGAAAAGCAAAGCAAGCGGCTTCTCACAG TATGTGAAAAAAATGTTGGGCACACTGCCATACACTTGTCAATCACAAAGCCCTTCACCGTATTTTGATCTCTCACTCTTTCGCTACGACGAAAAG TTGATTTCCTCCACAGACCGACATAGGCACTCTACTGATCATCCAATAAAATTTATTTCAAGAAGGCAACCAAATGTCCCAAAATTCAAGATAAAGACAG GACTCGATACCGGTGGTGCGGACAACAGGGTGAAGCGGTCCTCTTTCCTATTCCACCCTTACTGGCCTCTTGTGCTTTCGATCCAGCAGACGTACATGCAACCGACAGTTGTGAACATTCATCTGAGGCTGTGA
- the LOC121988900 gene encoding light-mediated development protein DET1-like isoform X3: MFRITNVAARVFKRQIHAPRPGASINFVRQFYENLVPGSTICDIDCPDHSFRKFTDDGQYLVSVSRNMQDIIVFRPKWLSYSFKGENCDHQTLTQKAKKFDSFFTHLYSISLGSSNEFICKEFFLYLENHQFGLFATSTTQTHEVPPIEGAIHGLPSIDKITFHLVRLNDGVVMDEKSFCNDYVNLVHNMGVFLYENLLCILSLRHQTIHILQVRDSGNLFDVRRIGPFCLEDDELFLNSNSQQVTEANSFISGIKQRLLSFIFRKAWNEEPDPSLRVQHLKKKFYYLFQDYLDLIMLKQVQFLDRQHLLLKFGSTDGGVRNSDHHPAFFAVYNMETTEIVAFYQNSSEELYSLFERFYDYFHADSRESVHANFISSHSNNIHALEQLQSMKSKASGFSQYVKKMLGTLPYTCQSQSPSPYFDLSLFRYDEKLISSTDRHRHSTDHPIKFISRRQPNVPKFKIKTGLDTGGADNRVKRSSFLFHPYWPLVLSIQQTYMQPTVVNIHLRL, from the exons ATGTTTAGGATCACCAACGTCGCGGCTAGGGTCTTCAAGCGCCAAATCCACGCTCCTCGTCCTGGTGCCAGT ATTAACTTTGTTAGACAATTTTACGAGAATCTTGTTCCTGGCTCTACTATATGTGATATTGATTGTCCAGATCATTCATTTCGGAAGTTCACAGATGATGGGCAGTACCTTGTTAGTGTCAGCAGGAACATGCAGGATATCATAGTTTTCAGACCTAAATGGTTGTCATATTCATTCAAGGGAGAAAATTGTGATCACCAAACCTTGACTCAGAAAGCGAAGAAGTTCGACAGTTTCTTTACTCATCTGTACAGTATATCACTAGGATCCAGCAATGAATTCATTTGCAAGGAATTCTTTCTTTATCTGGAGAACCATCAGTTTGGCTTATTTGCAACATCAACCACACAAACTCATGAAGTTCCTCCTATTGAGGGGGCAATTCATGGACTTCCTTCAATAGACAAAATAACTTTTCACCTTGTAAG ACTGAATGATGGAGTGGTAATGGACGAGAAATCTTTTTGCAATGACTATGTCAACTTAGTGCATAACATGGGGGTTTTCTTGTATGAAAATTTGTTGTGTATATTGTCCTTAAGACATCAGACAATACATATCCTCCAAGTTCGTGATTCAGGAAATCTATTTGATGTACGAAGGATTGGCCCATTCTGCCTAGAGGATGATGAACTATTTCTTAACTCTAATTCTCAG CAGGTTACAGAAGCAAATTCTTTCATTTCTGGTATCAAGCAACGTctgctttcctttatttttagaAAAGCATGGAATGAAGAACCAGATCCATCCTTG AGGGTTCAACATCTTAAGAAGAAGTTCTATTATCTCTTCCAAGATTATCTTGATCTCATCATGTTGAAG CAGGTTCAATTTTTGGATCGTCAGCATCTTCTTTTGAAGTTTGGCAGTACTGATGGTGGT GTTCGGAATTCTGATCATCATCCAGCATTCTTTGCTGTTTATAACATGGAAACTACTGAGATTGTTGCATTTTATCAG AATTCATCTGAGGAACTATATTCCTTGTTTGAGCGGTTCTATGACTATTTTCATGCGGACTCGAGAGAGTCTGTGCATGCTAATTTCATTTCTTCACACTCCAATAATATTCATGCTCTTGAACAACTGCAAAGCATGAAAAGCAAAGCAAGCGGCTTCTCACAG TATGTGAAAAAAATGTTGGGCACACTGCCATACACTTGTCAATCACAAAGCCCTTCACCGTATTTTGATCTCTCACTCTTTCGCTACGACGAAAAG TTGATTTCCTCCACAGACCGACATAGGCACTCTACTGATCATCCAATAAAATTTATTTCAAGAAGGCAACCAAATGTCCCAAAATTCAAGATAAAGACAG GACTCGATACCGGTGGTGCGGACAACAGGGTGAAGCGGTCCTCTTTCCTATTCCACCCTTACTGGCCTCTTGTGCTTTCGATCCAGCAGACGTACATGCAACCGACAGTTGTGAACATTCATCTGAGGCTGTGA
- the LOC121988900 gene encoding light-mediated development protein DET1-like isoform X5: protein MFRITNVAARVFKRQIHAPRPGASINFVRQFYENLVPGSTICDIDCPDHSFRKFTDDGQYLVSVSRNMQDIIVFRPKWLSYSFKGENCDHQTLTQKAKKFDSFFTHLYSISLGSSNEFICKEFFLYLENHQFGLFATSTTQTHEVPPIEGAIHGLPSIDKITFHLVRLNDGVVMDEKSFCNDYVNLVHNMGVFLYENLLCILSLRHQTIHILQVRDSGNLFDVRRIGPFCLEDDELFLNSNSQCAGINKSRPQEFVHQSNNDIHHQQVTEANSFISGIKQRLLSFIFRKAWNEEPDPSLVQFLDRQHLLLKFGSTDGGVRNSDHHPAFFAVYNMETTEIVAFYQNSSEELYSLFERFYDYFHADSRESVHANFISSHSNNIHALEQLQSMKSKASGFSQYVKKMLGTLPYTCQSQSPSPYFDLSLFRYDEKLISSTDRHRHSTDHPIKFISRRQPNVPKFKIKTGLDTGGADNRVKRSSFLFHPYWPLVLSIQQTYMQPTVVNIHLRL, encoded by the exons ATGTTTAGGATCACCAACGTCGCGGCTAGGGTCTTCAAGCGCCAAATCCACGCTCCTCGTCCTGGTGCCAGT ATTAACTTTGTTAGACAATTTTACGAGAATCTTGTTCCTGGCTCTACTATATGTGATATTGATTGTCCAGATCATTCATTTCGGAAGTTCACAGATGATGGGCAGTACCTTGTTAGTGTCAGCAGGAACATGCAGGATATCATAGTTTTCAGACCTAAATGGTTGTCATATTCATTCAAGGGAGAAAATTGTGATCACCAAACCTTGACTCAGAAAGCGAAGAAGTTCGACAGTTTCTTTACTCATCTGTACAGTATATCACTAGGATCCAGCAATGAATTCATTTGCAAGGAATTCTTTCTTTATCTGGAGAACCATCAGTTTGGCTTATTTGCAACATCAACCACACAAACTCATGAAGTTCCTCCTATTGAGGGGGCAATTCATGGACTTCCTTCAATAGACAAAATAACTTTTCACCTTGTAAG ACTGAATGATGGAGTGGTAATGGACGAGAAATCTTTTTGCAATGACTATGTCAACTTAGTGCATAACATGGGGGTTTTCTTGTATGAAAATTTGTTGTGTATATTGTCCTTAAGACATCAGACAATACATATCCTCCAAGTTCGTGATTCAGGAAATCTATTTGATGTACGAAGGATTGGCCCATTCTGCCTAGAGGATGATGAACTATTTCTTAACTCTAATTCTCAG TGTGCCGGAATTAATAAAAGCAGGCCTCAGGAATTTGTTCATCAGTCAAATAACGATATTCATCACCAGCAGGTTACAGAAGCAAATTCTTTCATTTCTGGTATCAAGCAACGTctgctttcctttatttttagaAAAGCATGGAATGAAGAACCAGATCCATCCTTG GTTCAATTTTTGGATCGTCAGCATCTTCTTTTGAAGTTTGGCAGTACTGATGGTGGT GTTCGGAATTCTGATCATCATCCAGCATTCTTTGCTGTTTATAACATGGAAACTACTGAGATTGTTGCATTTTATCAG AATTCATCTGAGGAACTATATTCCTTGTTTGAGCGGTTCTATGACTATTTTCATGCGGACTCGAGAGAGTCTGTGCATGCTAATTTCATTTCTTCACACTCCAATAATATTCATGCTCTTGAACAACTGCAAAGCATGAAAAGCAAAGCAAGCGGCTTCTCACAG TATGTGAAAAAAATGTTGGGCACACTGCCATACACTTGTCAATCACAAAGCCCTTCACCGTATTTTGATCTCTCACTCTTTCGCTACGACGAAAAG TTGATTTCCTCCACAGACCGACATAGGCACTCTACTGATCATCCAATAAAATTTATTTCAAGAAGGCAACCAAATGTCCCAAAATTCAAGATAAAGACAG GACTCGATACCGGTGGTGCGGACAACAGGGTGAAGCGGTCCTCTTTCCTATTCCACCCTTACTGGCCTCTTGTGCTTTCGATCCAGCAGACGTACATGCAACCGACAGTTGTGAACATTCATCTGAGGCTGTGA
- the LOC121988900 gene encoding light-mediated development protein DET1-like isoform X2, with protein MFRITNVAARVFKRQIHAPRPGASINFVRQFYENLVPGSTICDIDCPDHSFRKFTDDGQYLVSVSRNMQDIIVFRPKWLSYSFKGENCDHQTLTQKAKKFDSFFTHLYSISLGSSNEFICKEFFLYLENHQFGLFATSTTQTHEVPPIEGAIHGLPSIDKITFHLVRLNDGVVMDEKSFCNDYVNLVHNMGVFLYENLLCILSLRHQTIHILQVRDSGNLFDVRRIGPFCLEDDELFLNSNSQCAGINKSRPQEFVHQSNNDIHHQQVTEANSFISGIKQRLLSFIFRKAWNEEPDPSLRVQHLKKKFYYLFQDYLDLIMLKVQFLDRQHLLLKFGSTDGGVRNSDHHPAFFAVYNMETTEIVAFYQNSSEELYSLFERFYDYFHADSRESVHANFISSHSNNIHALEQLQSMKSKASGFSQYVKKMLGTLPYTCQSQSPSPYFDLSLFRYDEKLISSTDRHRHSTDHPIKFISRRQPNVPKFKIKTGLDTGGADNRVKRSSFLFHPYWPLVLSIQQTYMQPTVVNIHLRL; from the exons ATGTTTAGGATCACCAACGTCGCGGCTAGGGTCTTCAAGCGCCAAATCCACGCTCCTCGTCCTGGTGCCAGT ATTAACTTTGTTAGACAATTTTACGAGAATCTTGTTCCTGGCTCTACTATATGTGATATTGATTGTCCAGATCATTCATTTCGGAAGTTCACAGATGATGGGCAGTACCTTGTTAGTGTCAGCAGGAACATGCAGGATATCATAGTTTTCAGACCTAAATGGTTGTCATATTCATTCAAGGGAGAAAATTGTGATCACCAAACCTTGACTCAGAAAGCGAAGAAGTTCGACAGTTTCTTTACTCATCTGTACAGTATATCACTAGGATCCAGCAATGAATTCATTTGCAAGGAATTCTTTCTTTATCTGGAGAACCATCAGTTTGGCTTATTTGCAACATCAACCACACAAACTCATGAAGTTCCTCCTATTGAGGGGGCAATTCATGGACTTCCTTCAATAGACAAAATAACTTTTCACCTTGTAAG ACTGAATGATGGAGTGGTAATGGACGAGAAATCTTTTTGCAATGACTATGTCAACTTAGTGCATAACATGGGGGTTTTCTTGTATGAAAATTTGTTGTGTATATTGTCCTTAAGACATCAGACAATACATATCCTCCAAGTTCGTGATTCAGGAAATCTATTTGATGTACGAAGGATTGGCCCATTCTGCCTAGAGGATGATGAACTATTTCTTAACTCTAATTCTCAG TGTGCCGGAATTAATAAAAGCAGGCCTCAGGAATTTGTTCATCAGTCAAATAACGATATTCATCACCAGCAGGTTACAGAAGCAAATTCTTTCATTTCTGGTATCAAGCAACGTctgctttcctttatttttagaAAAGCATGGAATGAAGAACCAGATCCATCCTTG AGGGTTCAACATCTTAAGAAGAAGTTCTATTATCTCTTCCAAGATTATCTTGATCTCATCATGTTGAAG GTTCAATTTTTGGATCGTCAGCATCTTCTTTTGAAGTTTGGCAGTACTGATGGTGGT GTTCGGAATTCTGATCATCATCCAGCATTCTTTGCTGTTTATAACATGGAAACTACTGAGATTGTTGCATTTTATCAG AATTCATCTGAGGAACTATATTCCTTGTTTGAGCGGTTCTATGACTATTTTCATGCGGACTCGAGAGAGTCTGTGCATGCTAATTTCATTTCTTCACACTCCAATAATATTCATGCTCTTGAACAACTGCAAAGCATGAAAAGCAAAGCAAGCGGCTTCTCACAG TATGTGAAAAAAATGTTGGGCACACTGCCATACACTTGTCAATCACAAAGCCCTTCACCGTATTTTGATCTCTCACTCTTTCGCTACGACGAAAAG TTGATTTCCTCCACAGACCGACATAGGCACTCTACTGATCATCCAATAAAATTTATTTCAAGAAGGCAACCAAATGTCCCAAAATTCAAGATAAAGACAG GACTCGATACCGGTGGTGCGGACAACAGGGTGAAGCGGTCCTCTTTCCTATTCCACCCTTACTGGCCTCTTGTGCTTTCGATCCAGCAGACGTACATGCAACCGACAGTTGTGAACATTCATCTGAGGCTGTGA